The Streptomyces hundungensis genome contains the following window.
GTCTCCGCGTCGGCCACCCCCAGCCAGCGCAGCGCGGACGCGGGCTGGTTGGGTATCGCGAAACCGGCGGCCGACATCGAGTGCGGGTTGCTGAGGAAGAACGGCGCCCAGGCGACGGCGAGCACCGCGGCACACCACAGCCCCGCCCGCAACCACTGGTGGCGGGGCAGCGCGAAGAGCAGCGCGGCGAACGTCACCGCCGTCGGCTTGGAATCCATCGCGAGCGCCAGCCACACCCCGGTGCCCACCGCACTGTCACGGGTCACCGAGCGCACCGCGAGCGCGGTGAAGAACAGGGCGAGGACGTCGTCGAGATGGCCGAAGCGCACCGACACCTCGATCCACATGGGGATGAAGGCGAGCCCCGCGATCAGGACCCGCTGCCGCAGCCGCTGGTGGTTGGTGCCGGTGCCCAGGAAGTACCAGGCGGCGCTGCGCCCGGCGAGCACCACGATCACCAGGCCGAGCACCGACATCAGGAGCGCCGCGAGGAACTGGCCGGTCCGCTCGGGGAACGGGTTGAACAGTCCCGCCGTCAGGAAGCTGACGGGACCCATCTGGAGCTCGGGGTGGTGGGCGTATAGGTTGAGTCCGCCGGTGCCGTCACCGGAGGGGCCCTGGTAGATGAGCTCGCCGCCGGCCCGCAGATAGTGCCAGGAAAAGCCGCCGTTGGGTTCCACGACGGCGAACCAGAGCGCGGTCCAGGCGGAGAGCAGGATCAGATGCATCCTCTGACTGATGGCCGGCACGTGTGTTCAGCTCCTGTTTCCCTGCCCGATGCGAATGACGTTCCGTGGAGCGCGCGGGGGCCCCGGGGAAAGATGTCATGCGGCGCAGGTTCGTTCTCACACGGGGCCACATGTGCCACTCGCCACACGCCGCCGGGCCCGAAGGGTCGGCCGCTGCCATGATGAGGATCATGACCGAGGACAACGGATACCTCCTGGACAACCGGCGGACCGAGGCGGGCGAGCGCTTCGAGGCCCTCTCCGCCCTCTTCGACGGCTCGACGTTCCGCCACCTCGACGCCCTGGGCCTCGGCGCCGGGCAACAGGTGTGGGAGGTGGGCGCCGGCGGCCCGTCCGTGCCGCTCGGCCTGGCCAGGCGGGTGGGGCCCGAGGAGCGGGTGCTCGCCACCGACCTCGACACCGGATGGCTCGGCGGGGTCACGCTGCCGGACTGCGTCGAGGTCCGGCGGCACGACGTCGGCCGGGACGAGGCGCCTTCGGGCACCTTCGACTTCGTCCACGCGCGTCTGGTCCTGGTCCATGTCGGCGACCGGGACCGCGCCCTGCGCACCATGGCCGCGGCGCTGCGCCCCGGCGGCGTCCTGTTCGTCGAGGACGCCGACCCCGCGCTCCAGCCGCTGCTCTGCCCCGACGAGTACGGCCCCGAACAGGAACGCGCCAACCGGCTGCGCCGGGGCTTCAGGGAACTCCTCGCCGAACGCGGCGCCGATCTGTCCTACGGTCGCAAACTCCCGCGCCTGCTAAGGGAGTTGGGCCTTGAGGAGGTGGAGGCCGACGCGTACTTCCCGGTCACCTCGCCGGCCGGCGCGGTCCTCGAAGCGGCGACCGTGCGCCAGGTCAGGGACCAACTCGTCGAGCGGGGACTGGCGGACGACGAGGAGATCGAGCGCCATCTGGCGAGCGTCGCCGCCGGCCGCCTCGACCTGGCGACCTCGCCCATGATCTCCGCATGGGGCCGCCGCCCGAGCTGAGCACGCGGGCGGCGGCGCGGATCGGCGGCTAGGCCGCCGTGTCGTAGGTGTAGTAGCGGGTGTGGTCGAGCATGTCCGCCGGGGTCACGTTGTTCCACGGCCGCATCGTGTCGTGCAGATCGACCACGTCCCGCGTCCCCGCCGCCGGCAGATACGGCGAGCGCGGGTGCCTGGCCTGCCACTGCGACCAGAGCTTGTCGACGAACGCGTGGTGCATCCAGAACACCGGGTCGTTGGGCGAGGCCCCCGTCGCCATCTGGCCGCCGACCCAGACGTGGACGCGGTTGTGCAGATTGACCCCGCGCCAGCCCTCCAGATGGTTGCGGAAGCCGTCGGATGCGCTGTTCCAGGGCGCCATGTCGTACGTCGCCATGGCGAGGACGCCGTCGACCTCGGCTCGGGTCGGCAGCTGGGCGACGGCGGCGCCGAGCGCGCGGCGCAGATAAGTGCGGCCGTCCACACGGACGTTGACCGGCCAGTTGGCCGCCTCGAACGCGAACGGACCGTCCATCACCTGGCCGTCGCGGCTGCGCCCGGTGCCGCCGAGGAAGTCGGCCGCCCACAGGCTGGCGGCCGGGGTGCGGTCGACCGTCCAGTCCCAGTACGGCACGGTGACCGACGCGTCGACGGACTGGAGGGCCTGCTCGAACTCGATGAGGAATCTGCGGTGCCACGGCAGGAAGGACGGCGAGCGGTGGCCGACCCGGTCGCCGGTGTCGGTGTCGCTCATGATGAAGGCGTTGTGGGTACGCACGAAGGTGTCGTACCGTCCGTCGCGCTTCAGCTGGAGCAGCGCGTCGATCAGACGGCGCTTCTCGGCGGCGGTGAGGTCCGCCTGGTTCTTGCGAACGGCCATGGCTGTGCTCCTGGTTGGGCTGGATACGGGCGGGGCGGCGGCGTGCGGATCAGACGAGGGGGACCAGGGCGGCGCCCTGGAGCTCGACCACGGCGGCACGCGCGACGGCGCGGGGCGTGGCGAACGTCTCGTAGTGGTTCACGACGCTGATCCAGGTGCCGTCGGCGTTCCGCATCACATGCAGTTCTTGGCCGTCTATCCGCACGGAGTAGCCGCCGCCGTGATGCATGTGCCCGGCGCCGGGCAGGCCCTGTATGCGGCGCCCCTGGAAGACCTCGTCGAAGGCCTCGGGCGCGTCGTGCGCCGCGTCCGAGGCGGGGCGGGTGCTCAGGGGGGCGGCGTGGGCGCTGCTCGCGAGGGCGAGTGCGGTGAGGGTGCCGGCGGTGACGCCGATGGCCTGGCGGCGGGTGGGTCGGGACGGTTCGGACGGTCGAGGCATCGCAATCCCCAGGGTGGTGCGGTCGGTTGGCGCGCACGCGAGCACCGGGAAACAGTCGACCGGCCTGGTCACGGCCGTGCTGCCCGGCGAAGCTGTGCGCCTCCATCCCTACCGGCAGGGGGCGGTTCGCAAGAAGGGGCGGGCAATTGGTTGGCCGCTATGCGGACATGTCCAGATTCGAAGTGCAGTGTTCAATGACGGGGATCTTGTCGGCGGGGCCGCGTCAGCGGGCCGGGCGTGAAGATTCTCCCTGAAATATGCCAGTAGCGTGAAGATCTTGTTGCGTTGACGTGTCCCATGTGTCCGGCCTCACGCGGAAAAGGTGACCGGAAACGCCCGTCCGTCCTCCCGGGTGCGGGCGTTGGTGAACACCCCCGACGCAGGGCGCTACCAGGAGCGATCGAGGGGGCAAGGCCTGGGTGTCGGCGCTCTGTCGGGCGCTGTCGGCGCGGTGTCGGTGGGGCTCGGCACCGTGGGAGAGGTCCGGCCGGGTGCCCACCCGGCCGCGCTGTGAAGGGAACTCTCATGCATGACGTAGTGATCGTTGGGGCCGGCCCGGTCGGTCTGTTCCTCGCTTGCGAGCTCGGCCTCGCGGGCTGTTCGGTCCTGGTGCTGGAGCGCGAGCCCCAACCCCAATCCCCGTTCAAGGCCGAGCCGTTCGGGATGAGGGGCCTGTCCGGGGCGTCGGTCGGGGCCTTCTACCGCCGGGGGCTGTTACCCCAACTGCTGTCCGCCTCCGGCATGTCCGAGGATCCCGGCGCTCCCACCGCCTCGCCCCTGCGCGGGGCGGGCCACTTCGCGGGCATGATGCTCGACCCGGCCCGGATCGACGTCGACTCGCTGCCCTATTGGCTGCCCAGCCCGGCGCCGCGGAGTCTGCGGACCCACCTCGAAGCGGTCGAGACGGTGCTGTCCGAGCGGGCGTCCGGGCTCGGGGTGGACATCCGGTACGGGGTCGCGGTCACGGACGTGACCCAGAACGAGCGGGGCGCGGTGGCCCACGCCGGCGGACACACGTATCCGGCGCGCTGGCTCGTTGGCTGTGACGGCGGACGCAGCACGGTGCGCAAGCTCGCCGGCTTCCCATTC
Protein-coding sequences here:
- the melC2 gene encoding tyrosinase MelC2, whose product is MAVRKNQADLTAAEKRRLIDALLQLKRDGRYDTFVRTHNAFIMSDTDTGDRVGHRSPSFLPWHRRFLIEFEQALQSVDASVTVPYWDWTVDRTPAASLWAADFLGGTGRSRDGQVMDGPFAFEAANWPVNVRVDGRTYLRRALGAAVAQLPTRAEVDGVLAMATYDMAPWNSASDGFRNHLEGWRGVNLHNRVHVWVGGQMATGASPNDPVFWMHHAFVDKLWSQWQARHPRSPYLPAAGTRDVVDLHDTMRPWNNVTPADMLDHTRYYTYDTAA
- the melC1 gene encoding apotyrosinase chaperone MelC1, with amino-acid sequence MPRPSEPSRPTRRQAIGVTAGTLTALALASSAHAAPLSTRPASDAAHDAPEAFDEVFQGRRIQGLPGAGHMHHGGGYSVRIDGQELHVMRNADGTWISVVNHYETFATPRAVARAAVVELQGAALVPLV
- a CDS encoding class I SAM-dependent methyltransferase, yielding MTEDNGYLLDNRRTEAGERFEALSALFDGSTFRHLDALGLGAGQQVWEVGAGGPSVPLGLARRVGPEERVLATDLDTGWLGGVTLPDCVEVRRHDVGRDEAPSGTFDFVHARLVLVHVGDRDRALRTMAAALRPGGVLFVEDADPALQPLLCPDEYGPEQERANRLRRGFRELLAERGADLSYGRKLPRLLRELGLEEVEADAYFPVTSPAGAVLEAATVRQVRDQLVERGLADDEEIERHLASVAAGRLDLATSPMISAWGRRPS